From the genome of uncultured Methanobrevibacter sp.:
AGGAGTATAGGTTTCATCAAACTGATATGTAGCAGTGGCAATTCCATCTGAAACAGTTGACTGAGCAAATAAGTTTCCATCAGCATCATAGAATTTTACAACAGCTCCATCCATGATTTTATCCAATGTTAATGTAAACTCACCAGCACCCCTGTAAACAACATCAGGAACACTTACAGACAGCACTTTAGCATCGTGCACATAGTTATCTGAAACATTATTATTATCACTGTTACTTACTGCCTTATTTCCAGTACCTTTTTCACATTCAAGATAGTTATCTGAAATGACATTTGAAGCAGCCGCATCATCAACTAAAATTGAATAACCTGTAGCGGAGGTGACATTATTGGAACAAATCTTGTTATCTGTGGAATTATCCTTTAGATAAATACCGGCATTGCCGACTCCAAGTGAATCCAAGTTTTTGAAGCTTAAACTTTCACCATTTCCTTTAGCTTTAACGACATTATTATTAATTTCATTATTTTTACCGTTGGAAATTAAAATGCCGTAAACTTGCCTTCCTTCACCTGCAATAACATTTTCATTAATGATATTATCGCTGGATGAAATTAAATCGATACCATAGATTGCTTCAGAATTTAAGTTTAAGGTATTGTTTTCGAGTGTTGACTTTTGAGACATTTCCAAAGTAATTCCATAGCTTACCGGTGATTTTAAGTTGACAGTATTGTCTTTCAAGATAGTGTCTTCAGATGAACTGCCGACAATCAATCCGGTTGTGAAATATGGACCGTCAAGAGTAATTTCATTTCCTTTGAATGTATTGTTGGAAGCACCTTGGCCTTCAGGAGCAGTGTGGCCGGTGTTATATCCTAAAACACCCATACCATAAATATAATTGTCATTTGCCTTAATGTAGATGTTATTATTTGAAAATACATTATTGTGACTGTTGAAGTATAAGTCAATACCGACTAGTGAATTTGTAGAGTTGTCTTCACCGGTTGTTGCATGCACTGAAGATAATTTTGAAGTGACATTTACGTCATTTCCAGAAATTACGTTGTTTGATGAGTATAATAATAAAATTCCATAAGTCTGATAAATTTCTGAAATGACATGTGCTTCACCCATGCTGTATTCAGCACCGTCAATGCAAAGCTCGTTACCGTCAATACAATAAGTCTTGCCGTCAATAGTCAGCTCATTACCGTCAATGCAGTAAACTTTACCGTCAATTGTAAGTTCATTGCCGTCAATGCAATAAGTTTTACCGTCTAAAACAAGTTCTTCACCGTCAATGCAATATGAATGACCATCAATTACAAGCTCATTACCGTCAATGCAATATGATCTGCCGTCGATAACCAATTCATTGCCGTCAATGCAATAAGATTTACCATCAATTAAAAGTTCATTGCCGTCAATACAGTACTGTTTTCCGTCAATAGTTATTTCATTACCATCTATGCATTTTTCAGGTGAAAATGAATAAATTTCACCGGTTCCGATTGTTTTAATAGTGTTGTTTGCAAAAGTACAGTCCTCAGAAGCATATGAAAGTAAAGTAAATGTTAAAAAGTCTCCTTCAGAAGTTAACTCATTGTTAATTACTTCCACATCTGTTGATTCCAAAACATAAACTGCATAAGCAGCTTTAGGGTCACTGACAGTAATCTTATTGTTAACGATTCTGACACCGGAAGCCTGATTTGTGAAAATTCCCCATGCATTAACCCTGTTTGCATCTCTGTTGATGATTGTTAAATTTTCTATCAGTACTCCTCCGGATGTTACTTTAAATGTGGAATTATGGAATATTGGATTTTTACCAGTTATTTTAACGCTTTTAGTTACATAAATAACTTTGTCGTTAAATGTTCCGTCGAATTCCAGTATGTCCCCATCATTAACAGAGGAGGTTAAACCACCATTATCGTTAATGTATTCTGCGAAATTATCAGGAGTGATTTTAATTGTGGTGCCTTTAAAAATGTATGTCGGTTTTGAAGTATCAATTACTCCGGCAGGAGTGTTAATTGCCTTTCCGAAAACTTCATTGGATAAAATGTCAATATTTGAAGTAGATTCCCTTACTCCACTGGCATCAATAGCAACTTTATTTCCTGTTATGATAGTGTTTCCTATAACAGTAACATTTGAAGGCATTCTTTTGGAACTTAATTTTTCAATTAAGATACCGACACCGGATTCGGAAGTAATATTATTGTTTTCAACTAAAAGACCTGATCCTTCATCTTTTTCATAAATACCTGAACCTGAGACTGTGTAAACTGTATTGTTTCTAATTTCCACATTGGAACCGCCTGCATTGATTCCCCTACCAACTTTTGTAACGTTGATCCAATTGTTTTCTACAACGGAATTATCAATTGCAGAGATTCCTGCACCTGTTGAAATTATTTTAGCACCAATAATTTTATTGTTTACAATTGTGGAATAATAAGCACCAACAATACCGTATTCACCTCCGGTTTCAACACCAACGTGATTATAGTCAGCACCAGTAATATTTACAATAGTATTGCTGTCAATGATATTTCCATAACCTGATGTGGAAATACCTCTGTAACCCCTAATAACAGTATTGGATTTAATGGTATTGTTGTTTCCCATTATCTGAATATTATAACTCCAGGATGTAGCCAAAACATTGCATCTGACAGTGTTGTTATAAATTACATTAAAATTAGAAATTCCTCCCCTGTTAATTCCACCGGAATAACTTGATAAATATATACCGTTAGCGTCATCCACTTCAACATGATTGTCAGCTATATAATTATAATGTGAACCGCTGACAATTAATCCAGGTGTGGATCTGGTACCGTGGCCGTATGTAACCCCATATGATTTTAAATCGTTTCCGGTAACATTATTATAATTTGCACCGTTGATTATTGAAATCGGATATGAAGACTTACCTGTATTTTTTATAATACAGTCTTTAATTGTACAGTAGCTAGCAGAATTTAATATAACGCCGGAGGTGTCACCTTTTGTATTTACAATATTCAAATTGGATATTGTACTTCCGGATGCTCCGCTCAATATAGTAATCATAGAGTTTTTCATATTATTAGAAGAAGTTCCGACAATATTTACAGGTTTAGTTAATGTAAATTTTAAATCGGATAAAGTACCGTCCAAATAAATTGTATCTCCTTCATTAACAGTGGATTCAACAAGATTTCCCTT
Proteins encoded in this window:
- a CDS encoding Ig-like domain-containing protein yields the protein MVKKINILVLLLLVLLYVGAVSASEDVNLTDNNANSDILEISENSIEGADENLYSASNNEILEANSHTITQSTYLKYFDNKGNLVESTVNEGDTIYLDGTLSDLKFTLTKPVNIVGTSSNNMKNSMITILSGASGSTISNLNIVNTKGDTSGVILNSASYCTIKDCIIKNTGKSSYPISIINGANYNNVTGNDLKSYGVTYGHGTRSTPGLIVSGSHYNYIADNHVEVDDANGIYLSSYSGGINRGGISNFNVIYNNTVRCNVLATSWSYNIQIMGNNNTIKSNTVIRGYRGISTSGYGNIIDSNTIVNITGADYNHVGVETGGEYGIVGAYYSTIVNNKIIGAKIISTGAGISAIDNSVVENNWINVTKVGRGINAGGSNVEIRNNTVYTVSGSGIYEKDEGSGLLVENNNITSESGVGILIEKLSSKRMPSNVTVIGNTIITGNKVAIDASGVRESTSNIDILSNEVFGKAINTPAGVIDTSKPTYIFKGTTIKITPDNFAEYINDNGGLTSSVNDGDILEFDGTFNDKVIYVTKSVKITGKNPIFHNSTFKVTSGGVLIENLTIINRDANRVNAWGIFTNQASGVRIVNNKITVSDPKAAYAVYVLESTDVEVINNELTSEGDFLTFTLLSYASEDCTFANNTIKTIGTGEIYSFSPEKCIDGNEITIDGKQYCIDGNELLIDGKSYCIDGNELVIDGRSYCIDGNELVIDGHSYCIDGEELVLDGKTYCIDGNELTIDGKVYCIDGNELTIDGKTYCIDGNELCIDGAEYSMGEAHVISEIYQTYGILLLYSSNNVISGNDVNVTSKLSSVHATTGEDNSTNSLVGIDLYFNSHNNVFSNNNIYIKANDNYIYGMGVLGYNTGHTAPEGQGASNNTFKGNEITLDGPYFTTGLIVGSSSEDTILKDNTVNLKSPVSYGITLEMSQKSTLENNTLNLNSEAIYGIDLISSSDNIINENVIAGEGRQVYGILISNGKNNEINNNVVKAKGNGESLSFKNLDSLGVGNAGIYLKDNSTDNKICSNNVTSATGYSILVDDAAASNVISDNYLECEKGTGNKAVSNSDNNNVSDNYVHDAKVLSVSVPDVVYRGAGEFTLTLDKIMDGAVVKFYDADGNLFAQSTVSDGIATATYQFDETYTPAQYSTFKAIISKDNYKTMTSVLEFSIIKGNIVISVGDVSIEQGGSGNFIATVLDEFGNPISNAKVVFNRINSAGRSYVLGNAITDKNGVAKFMYDVDVSLDIGDYDIISNVASVDYYNDANTSSILNVVEKISITGNKAYTVYYGNKVTYKVRILNADKKAIAGKAVTFKINGKTKTVNTDKNGYASYTVKLAAGSYTITATCGLHKVSNKITFKPTVIAKSLSKKKAKTIKYTVKVVNSKGKILKNKKVTFKVKNKKYTAKTNNKGIATLTLKNLKVGKYAISSSYGGCTVKTTLTIKK